A region of the Candidatus Latescibacter sp. genome:
ATTTTTTTTCCTGCCCCTCACCTAATTTTTCAAGATGGTTTTTAACCTTTTCCACGAGGGAATTGTGCTCTTTTGAGGAAAACTGAATAAATTTCTGATAGTTATAAATGGCAGCAGAAAGATTTTTTTCCTTTTCAAAGGTAAGAGCAAGATTATAATAGGTCTCAGGATAGGTCGGGTTGATCGACAGTGCTTCTTTAAAAGTATTCTCTGCATCCAGGAAACGACCTTGATTCTTATAACTTAGCCCGAGATTATTGTATATCCCCATGTCTTTTGGATTAAGCTTGAGAGCTATTACATACTCAGCAGAAGCCTTTTCCAGGTCCCCTTTCATATAAAAAACCACGCCCAAGTTATGGTGAGCTTTCCAATATTCTGGATCAATAGAAATGGCTTTCTGGTATTCCTCTATTGCGTCATCTAATTTCCCCATCTCTTTGTAGATAAGGCCAAGATTGTTATGAACCTCAACGTTCAGGGGATCAAGCGGTATAACTTTCTTATATTGTGCCTCGGCTTGAGATAACTGTCCTTGTTTTTGAAACGTTACCCCTAAATTGTAATAATACCTTATTGTCTCGGAGAGTTTAGATTTACTGGTAATACGCTGGTCAAGATCGGAGCGGGTTTCCGGTTTTTGGTTAAGATTCAAAGAGGTAAGATCGGAGCGGGTTTCCGGCCTTTGGTTAGAATCCAAAGAAGTAGATCTCGTAGTTTGCGATTGGACGCTTATAGTATTGTCTTCTTGATTTGGCGACTTTTCAGAAAATTTTTCCTCCGTGGAGAGCGGAGGTAAATATTGAGTAGCAGGCTCCGTAGTTTGACGTTCCAAACTCTTCTGTTCACTCTCATGAAGCCTGGGGGTTATAAGGAAAGGCCGGAATAATAAAATAATGAGCATGCACGAACCGACAATAATGCCAATGTAAATAAAGCGAGCCTTCAGGAATCTTTTACGGTGGCTCATCTGCTTCATTGGCGTCAACATACCTCGAAGCCGATTGATACCTGGCTTTTGAGCCTGTTCCATTCTGGTTTTTTGAAGCTTCTCTAAGGCATCTGCAATTAAACTCATTTTAATTCTCCACTGCCAAAAGCAAAGGACTTAGAGACAACTAAGGTATGGGGAATCTCTTTATGCAGTTTCAGTTTCGTGGCTATACTCATGGCCTCGGCCTCTGTTTCAAATTCTCCTATTAATACTCGATACCACACCCTCACTTCCTGATTCTTGGGTAACTCTACCCTAGAAACATACACCTTATATCCTAAGTTCAAACCCTCCAGCATACGGACTGTTACCCTAGCCGAAGCCGAATCTTCCTTAGCAAAAGAGCCTATTTGGATAGTATAAGGCAATGAAATATCCGTTGTATGTTCTTTCCCCGGAACGGGAGATTTTGTGTTCAGAGAATCAGACCTGGTTTCTTGTACTACATTAGTACTCTGAGAAGGAGCCTCTGTCTTACCCGGGGTGCTCCGAGAGGTAAAAAATCTGGATATTTCGCCTTGAAATAGCATGGAGAAGAGTAATCCCATAATGAAAAAAACAACGGCAAATGAGATCACCTTTCCCTTTGTGAAAAAATTAAAAGGTTCAGAAATCTCTTTATCCCTCCCTAGGCTTTCTATGCTCCTTTTAACGAGTTGATAAGTAATACGGTTACTCTGACTGGTGTATCCTGCAAGAAGGGCACGATCACAAATCAAGTTGATAAGCCGGGGTACACCCCCAGAATATTGGAAGACAGTTCTCAGCGCTCCCTTGGTAAATGTAATTCCACCGCTGGAACCTGCTACTGTTAGCCGATGTTCAATATATCTGGAAATCTCATCTTGGTTGAGATGGCTGAGATGATACCTTATGGATATCCTTTGATTTAACTGTCTTAGTTTGGGCAAATTAAGTTTTTCCTGCAATTCCACCTGCCCTACCAGAATAATTTGCAAAAGTTTCTCTTTCTCCGTCTCCAAATTAGATAATATCCGCACTTGTTCTAGTACCGGAATTGAAAGGTTTTGAGCCTCGTCAATAATCAACACTACAGTTTCACCGCCCGCAGAGCAATCCAGTAGAAATTGGTTTAATTTATCGATGAGTTCTTTTCTTGTGGTAGACGAAGTAGTCAAACCAAAATCGAAGATTATAGACTGCAAAAGCTCCTCTTCCGACATTAGAGGATTTAATATTAAGGCTGTTTTTGTCTTCTGATTCATCCTTTCCAGTAGGTAACGACAGATCATGGTCTTTCCGCTGCCAACGTCTCCCGTGATAAGAATGAATCCCTCTTTTTGTTCGATCCCGTAGGTAAGATGCTCTAAAGCACTCCTATGATTTCGGCTTAAAAAGAGGAATTGGGGATCAGGGGTTATACTAAAAGGTTTTTCATGTAATCCATAGAAGTCTTCATACATTTCATATCCCTTTTAAACTTTCGGTCATTTCTCTTTCTGACTGGTGGTATTAATATTAAATTTTTTGAGTTCTTCACGGGAAAGATCCTCCAACCTCGTTCCCACTATAACGGTGGGAGTAAGGAAAATCGCCAATTCGGTTTTAATATTCTCATTTTTTGTATGCCGGAACAGAGCTCCCAAGCCCGGAATATCTCCCAATATGGGAACCTTGGTTGTATACGTATTCTTCTTGTCTTGCATCAACCCAGCAATTATTACAGTTTTTCCGTCCCTCACTTTTATTACCGTGTCTGTCTCCCTAGCACTGAGAATAGGCACAGTGCCTTTGGTAGTCTCAGATTGAAAAGTCGATTCCCCTATCTTTTCAGTAATACTGGGATGGATATGCATCGTAACTTCACCATCAGGACTTATTTGAGGGGTTACACTAAGAACAACCCCAACATCCACTGTCCTGGAAACAGGGAGAGTGGTGCTTTTCTTTGTTTCGGGGTCGTAGGTAGTTGTCACTTCCCAGAAGACATCTGTTGTTGTTGCTTTTATAATTGCCATTTGATTATTCATAACGGAGACTTGAGGATTGGAAATGACGTTGACTTTTCCCTCTTTGGACATAGCATCCAGTAAAGCCGAAAAACTTTTATTAGAGACGCCTATCTGGAAAACGCCGGTGGCCGAGCCTAAAGCTTGGGTCATCACTGCGGAAAAAGATTCAGTTGGCTTAACTATTTGCAAACCTTCAGTAATACTACTCCAGTTCATACCCGTTTGATGATCCTTGGACAGGACTATGTCTACAATCATGGCTTCGATTATCACCTGCTTTAATATTGAGCTCTCTACCTCCTTTAAAAATTGTGCAATAAGGTTCAATTTAGAAGGAAAATCGGTAATCATCACACATCCCGCCATCTTATTTATCACCATTTTGCCTTCTTTAGATATCATTTTTGATAATCCTGCTTCGAGGTCTAGCCAGGGATCAGCAGTGCTGGAAGAGTTAACACTACTGACTCCTCCCGCTCCTCCTCCTCCTCCTCTTGTTGAAGAGCTAATTGTTTCTGTCCCTGTTCGAATAGTTGTCGTGTACTGGAGATAGAACATCCGTGTTTCCATCTTAGATTTAGAAACGCTGATAAAATTGTCATTTCTCTTATATTGTAAATCTAACGGGGAAAGAAGGGCATCAAAAGCTTGATCCAAGGTTACATTTTTTAGATCCGTAGTGACCTTGCCAGAAACATCTGGATCCACGACAATGTTATATCCTGTTCTGTTGGCGAAAGCCAACAACACCTCCCGAATGTCCGCATCCGGCACCGATAGAGAAAAAACTTCTTCCGGCTCCTTTCTTTCTTCTAACCGGGATACCACTATTTCCTCCAGCTCCTTCTCTGGGGGTGGAGAAGGTGTATCCGTTTTTTTGAGGATATCAGGCCTCGCTACCATTTTAGGACCAGCACAGCCCCAGTAAAAGAGGAATGCCAGCACTGTCAGCAAGAAAAATAACATCTTTTTCAATTTTATCTCTCCTTTACTAAAAAAAGAAATAGAATATCTTGTCGCTTGACATCCTCAAGTCCTGCCGAATGTAGCATTTCAAAACTGATCGTGATCCTAACACTGTTATATTATGCAGGGACATTCACTTTTTTCCCTTCATTATTAAAGGAACAGAGCTTTCTCTGATATTAAGTACCCTTTTTCTTCCGTCTTTACCTAATACCACATTGTTTGGATTGATTTCCAAGACTTTCTCTTGCCCCACCCAGTCTCCGACTGTTACTATAGTATTTCCAATAATGGCTATTTTCCGGGAGTCACTGACCAGAATAGTGCTAATCCTATAATGAGGCAGAGGCAATTCTTCCAGATGAGGTAATTCTTCCCGCAAAACCGATCGAGGCTGAACTTTTCCCTCCCGGATGGAAACAATTTCCTCAGGAGTTAAAAATGGATTTCGCCCCCACCCCCTACTTCCTAAATCTTCTGGGAAATCCTTTCCCTGGCTAAGAGGCTCATCGGCTTTTTCTTGAGTCAAAATAGATGTTTGATTTTTTGATATTACTATATTCTCTTTTTTATCAGATAAATTACTGAAAAAACGTAAGTTATGAACAACCATTACTATAAACAAAACAGCTATAACGACTATGAAAAGCTTATTTTTGAGCATGGTTTTCTTCTTTTGAATAGTAGGCTTTTACTACCAGATCCGCTGTAATTAAAGGAATCCCTCTCTTGATTTCCATTGACTCAATCTCCACCAAATACCGAAGATTCTCGATCCCATCTATAAAACGGGCTAACTCTTGGTATTGACACTGCAAAGAGAATTTTACCGCAAAACAATCTACTTTGATAGATATATCCTCAAAAGTAGATGCATAAGCCTTCTGCAAGCTATCATCAATGGTATAATCAGTATTAAAGGAAATATCTGAGATATTGCATTCTTTAGCTATCTTGGCCAACTCCTCAATCAATTGGAGAGCATCTCTTCCTGGAAAAAGCACGGAATAAAATTTTCCCTCAACTATCTTCCACTTCTCTTTCTCCTCCTCGTTAACAGACTTAAACTCAAAACGGAGTTGGGAAGACTTAACTTCTTCTGCCTTCACTCGTTCTATCTCGACAATAAATTTCCTCTTTTCTTTAATTTTAAGGGCATATATAACTCCACAAATTAGTAAACAAAAAAGACCAATAATTGTCTTTTTTATAAGTCCGCTCATTCTCTTATCTCACATTTGATCTCAAATCCTATCATGGTTTTCCCTTCTCCAGAGCCAGGAGAGGAGATACCTGTGGTTTGTTTGATGCTGCCCATTTTAGGAGGAAGAAATTCAACATTGGTGAACGAAGAAGAGGCTTTCAGCCCTGAACGTAGCCGGTTATAGGCCGATAGGGCAATAACTTGATCTGAAGCTGTTGCCTCTCCCTTAATAGTTGCCTGCCATTTTTTTTCTGCCCTTTCTATCTTAAGGGATTGAAAGACCACCTCCTCGGGCACCAGCAGGCTTAAGTTTTGGAGCACTCTTACCAAGAGGGCATTCCGTCCGGACAACCGTTGCAAAAACGCTGATCTTCTTTGATAAATATCCCTCTGTTTTTGAAAAACCTCTATTTCCCGTAAAAGAGGCTGAAGCTCCTGTAGGGCAGCTTTTTTTTCGCGAAGTATCTGGCTATAATGATTTGTCCTTAGCAAAAGTCCCACATAACCGCCTACTGTAAACAGAAGAAATACAGCAGCTATAATTATTGCCAGCCTCTTTTCGTTGAGCTGTGATCTTTTTCCCTTGATATGAACCGATAGATTTATGGGAAGGGCCTTTGAGAGACCATGGGCCAAACCCAAAGGGATGGCCAGTTGGGTAGCGATCTCACAAAACTCCTTTGCCCTGCCCCCAAGGGGTGCGAGATCCAAATTGTGGACGGGATCGAATACCTTAAATTCCACCCCCAACCTTTCTCTCCAGTTGTCTAGTTGTATTGGCCATGTCAGACTCAGATCTTCGGCATCACCGCTTAGTATCACCATCTCTAGCCTTTCACCTGGGAAGCTCTGGTTAAAGTAGAGAATGGATCGTTGGACTTCCTGCAGCCCCTTCGAATCCTCATCCTTCGCTTCCAAAGAAAAGTTTCGACTGAAATAATATATCCCTTTCCTTGCAAAGAGGATATTGCCTTCATCTTTCCCCAGATGGATAAAAGCCGTTGCCTTGTCTCTCTCTTCCGTAAAATTGAGAGAATTGAGCAGTATTAGTGGAATGGTGGTCAATACAAACGGTTTCAATCCGGACTGTTTCAATAATGATATCTGGCTGGAAATCAGGGAAAGAGGTGCAATAATCACCAACACCTCTCTTTTCTTGCCTTCAGCCACTTCTACATCCCTTGATACTTTCCAATCAAAGACCATCTCATCTAAAGGGGAAGCAATAACTTTCTTTACCTCTCTTTCAACCACTATCCGCATATCTTTTTTAGACATAGGGGGTATGGTAAAAGTATGGTGAACTATAGCAGGGCCAGAAACAGCCAAGCTTGCCTTCTGGTTTTCGAGCCCTCTTTTCTGGACCACTGCCATAAGCTGTTGAGCGATATTCTCAGGATGGGCGGAGAAAAGGTCAGCCACGCCAAAATCAAGCACCTTTGCCGGCTCGGCGGAAGAATCTAACCATACAAACCTGATCTGTGAGGAGTTGATCTCGATCCCTACGATACTTTTCGATCCGAATAACATTATCTACCTATACCTAAGGACGAACAGTCTCATCGCTACTGGTAAAAATCTTTTGATGAACTTGAGCATCAGCCAGAACACAAACATTAGTCAATTTGGGTGGATCAGAACTAAAGCTTAACCTTATAACACGAATGCCATGGACAACAGAAAAGGTGAACCCATTCCATTCAGTAGGGTCATTTGCAGTCTGTTTGGTCCAAAGCTTCAGGTCAGTGGGGTTGACCTCCACGCCGTCGCGTGGATAAAACACCTCAACCGTTACTCCCCTTGGATTAGGAATACCATTGACTGATGAAGAAACTAAGAGCGTCCCGTATATGTTCACCGGTCTCTGGGGAAAAAGTATGTCATCATTGGTATCGAAGGTCTTATCCTTACCGGCGCTTCTGATCTGCCCGGCCCCATCCGGGGACTGACCATATCGGTACGGAGTACCCCAACCGTCTAGAAAATCATTGTACCTGGTGGTTATATAAGGGCCGCGCCAGCCATACCTCACACCATTTGTGTAGGCAGCAAAAGATGAAACCCCAGACGGCCTGGCAACTAAATCTTCCAAGGTACTGGGTAATGAACCCACATCACCCACATACCCAAAGGTGCCAAGCTCAGGATCCCCCATTATGGCTTTATAAAAACTCTTCATCTCTTCCATGGTAGCTCTCTCCCGTTTGGCCTCTATTCGACGATAGATGGAAGGAGACAGCGCCCCCGCTAAGATCGCCAAAATAGCGACACTTAACACGACCTCCAGCAATGTGAAACCTTTATCGCATTTCATTAGTCAGCTTTACCTCTCATGAGATTCATAACCATAAGGCTAAGGGACAACCGGCTCCGAATTAGTCATGTAAGCCTCCAGATTAACCTGCCTATTTGCAGGCACGGCTGCATTGGCCAATTTGGTAACCGGGGTTGGAATAGTGCCGCCGCCGGTGCCTTTTACTTGACTGGTCTGAGTCACCTCAACCACCTGGATTCCCTGGGGGACGGTAAACGCAAAACCGTTAAAACCTATAGTATCACTGGATTGCGTGCCCACAGTATATTGTTTGCCGCTGGCGGTAGAATAGACGGTCACCTGAGTGGCTTTAGGGTTGGGTATGCCGTTTACAAAGACCGCCGCCAGAAGAGTCCCCTGCGTAATAACGGTATGCAACGGAAACACAATATCGTCCCCGTTATCGAAGGTTTTGTCACGGCCGGCGCTTCTGATCCGCCCGGCCCCATCCGGGGACTGACCATATCGGTACGAAGTACCCCAACTGTCCAGTAAATCGTTGTATCTGGTATTCAGATAGGGCCCTCTCCACCCTCTGCCTACTCCATGTTTGTTAGGTACTCCGTCTGTACTGGTGGAATAGGAGGATACACTAACCGGCTTTGTGAGTAAATCATTGAGGGTGTTTGGCAGTGAACCTGCGTCTCCCAGGTATCCGTAAGTTTCAGAAGCAGGATCCCCCATTATGGCCCTGTAGATATTCTCGATCTCCTCCTGGGTGGCCCTTTCCCGGGCACTCTCAATCTGCCGGTAAACTATAGGGGTCAATGCCCCCACTAGTATGCCAATTATGGCAAGAACCACTACCAGTTCAATTAGGGTAAAACCCTTATTTGACTGCACGATTATACTTCCTCTTAGGGGCAAAGATGAATTGTCTATCCCTGTGTTTACTTTGTTGGCGGTTCCCTTCATCGTGTGCCAATTGGAACGACTACCCTGGCATCACTCGCAATTCCCCCGGCAATGTCAACTATTACGACTTCTTCGATAGCACCTGCGTTCACCAATAGGCCGTGAACTCCATGGTGCACAGGGGCAAACGAGACATAACTCCAAAACCCCTTTTCTCCTTGCAAGGTAACGATTTCGCTCTGAATGGGGGTGGCGCACTGCGTACCATTATTCGCATAATAAAGGTCTGCTTCCACAGATCTGGGAATATTATCCGTCATACCTATGGTAACTATCAGCCTAAGTGTTCCTTTTAAAATCATTACATCCGAGAAGTAATCATCTACCGTGTTAATCTGCTTGTCCGGCCCATAGCTTTGTACCAGAGCTTTTGTCGAGTCCTGTGCCGGGTAGTGAGTTACCGTGAGGATGTATGGCGTGTTCCAGGCGTCTTTGAGGTAATCATTAGTAAAAAACTCCTCATTCAAATAAGGGCCTCGCCAACCCATGCCTATGGAAAGAAAATTCCCGGTTGTGGTCCAGGTTGGCTGAACTCCCTGTATATTTAGCTCTTCAAGATTGTTGGGAAATCTCCCCATATCCCCCACATAACCGTAGGTTCCCAGCGTAGGGGAACCCATTATCGCCTTCTGTATCTCTTTCAGTTGCTCTTTGGTGATATTCTCCCGAGACAGACTGATCGAAAGGAAGACAGAAGGAATGGCTACTGCCGCCACGATGGCCATAACTACCATGACTACAATCACCCCGATGAGTGTAAATCCTTTGGGGTACAATATTAACTCCTTCCTCTTCAATGATAAATAATCCACCTCTAACGTTAAAGCTCACCGGCCGCGGTTAGCGGTCCGGTGAAGCGCCTTGTTCGGCGCGATTCTGTCTCAGCATTCTCGCCCGCGAGTTCCATGCGGGAGCAAAAGTGATTCTGTAAATGATGAAAAATGCCACCCAACCAAACATGACGTCTACGATGAAATGTGTCGGTGACTGGAGATGGTGCTGTATCGCAGCAAATATAATACCTGCGACGGTGCCAATGAAGGGGGTGATCTTGAGTACAACGATGCTGCCTATGTTTTTATCCTTGGGTGGCCTGAATCTGAGAAGAGGCGACCAAAACCAATCCGTATCAGTGAGCAAGTTCAAGAAGTTAATAATTGCTTTCATAGTTCCTCCGCCGAACAATAATTAGATTGATCCGCATAAGATGCGGAATGTTGCTTTCCTGTCCACATAACACGCCGCTGGATTATTTTACAGAGGCGTGCTAACCCTTAAATCTTCAGCTACTTGCGTTGCAGTGAGCGTTTTATCACGGCGTTATGTGCGGATCGGCATATCATCCTCCGTTCTAGCCTCAAAGTCCGCCGACCGGGCTGCGAATTCCGTGGCTGACTTTTCTAACCCGGATTATTCATAATCCGGGTTAACTATAATTGTGCTCCATTTACTTACCCATTTGTCCAATTGCAGAATATATGGGCAGGTATATAGAGAGAGCCACAGTCAAAATTACAAATGCCAAAAATACTATCAGAATTGGCTCAAACGCGGACATGAGTTTCTTAACAGTTCTGGGTACTTCCTGATCATAGGACCGGCACACCTTGTCTAAGGTATCCTCCAGGTTCCCTGTGGTCTCCCCGACAGAGATCATTCTTATCACTAACGATGAGAACTCGCCAGTTTTCTGTAAAGACTTGGATAAAGCTTCCCCCTGTAGTACTTTCTCTCTGGCCGTATTGATAGCTTGAGATATAACTCGGTTACCCACCACCTTCTCCACTATAGAGAGAGCCTGAGAGATACCAATTCCCGCTTGGAGAAGAAGCTTCAGGTAATGAGCAAACCGGGAGAGTGCAATTTTACGAGTCAAATTTCCCAAGATCGGCACTTTCAATTTTATACTATCAATCAGCAGTTTTCCCTCAGGGGTCTTTTTAGCAAATTTGATCCCAAGCACCGCTGCTATCAACCCGGCAAATAGATAATACCAATTATGCTCAATGAAGCCGCTCACAGCTATCATTGCTCTGGTAGTAAAAGGTAAAGAGACCTTCATTGAAGTAAGGATTCCCATTATGCGTGGAAAGGCAAATCCGAAAAGGAGGGTCAGCAAAAAGCCCACAGCGCTCAAAAC
Encoded here:
- a CDS encoding tetratricopeptide repeat protein codes for the protein MSLIADALEKLQKTRMEQAQKPGINRLRGMLTPMKQMSHRKRFLKARFIYIGIIVGSCMLIILLFRPFLITPRLHESEQKSLERQTTEPATQYLPPLSTEEKFSEKSPNQEDNTISVQSQTTRSTSLDSNQRPETRSDLTSLNLNQKPETRSDLDQRITSKSKLSETIRYYYNLGVTFQKQGQLSQAEAQYKKVIPLDPLNVEVHNNLGLIYKEMGKLDDAIEEYQKAISIDPEYWKAHHNLGVVFYMKGDLEKASAEYVIALKLNPKDMGIYNNLGLSYKNQGRFLDAENTFKEALSINPTYPETYYNLALTFEKEKNLSAAIYNYQKFIQFSSKEHNSLVEKVKNHLEKLGEGQEKK
- a CDS encoding AAA family ATPase is translated as MYEDFYGLHEKPFSITPDPQFLFLSRNHRSALEHLTYGIEQKEGFILITGDVGSGKTMICRYLLERMNQKTKTALILNPLMSEEELLQSIIFDFGLTTSSTTRKELIDKLNQFLLDCSAGGETVVLIIDEAQNLSIPVLEQVRILSNLETEKEKLLQIILVGQVELQEKLNLPKLRQLNQRISIRYHLSHLNQDEISRYIEHRLTVAGSSGGITFTKGALRTVFQYSGGVPRLINLICDRALLAGYTSQSNRITYQLVKRSIESLGRDKEISEPFNFFTKGKVISFAVVFFIMGLLFSMLFQGEISRFFTSRSTPGKTEAPSQSTNVVQETRSDSLNTKSPVPGKEHTTDISLPYTIQIGSFAKEDSASARVTVRMLEGLNLGYKVYVSRVELPKNQEVRVWYRVLIGEFETEAEAMSIATKLKLHKEIPHTLVVSKSFAFGSGELK
- a CDS encoding secretin and TonB N-terminal domain-containing protein; its protein translation is MLFFLLTVLAFLFYWGCAGPKMVARPDILKKTDTPSPPPEKELEEIVVSRLEERKEPEEVFSLSVPDADIREVLLAFANRTGYNIVVDPDVSGKVTTDLKNVTLDQAFDALLSPLDLQYKRNDNFISVSKSKMETRMFYLQYTTTIRTGTETISSSTRGGGGGAGGVSSVNSSSTADPWLDLEAGLSKMISKEGKMVINKMAGCVMITDFPSKLNLIAQFLKEVESSILKQVIIEAMIVDIVLSKDHQTGMNWSSITEGLQIVKPTESFSAVMTQALGSATGVFQIGVSNKSFSALLDAMSKEGKVNVISNPQVSVMNNQMAIIKATTTDVFWEVTTTYDPETKKSTTLPVSRTVDVGVVLSVTPQISPDGEVTMHIHPSITEKIGESTFQSETTKGTVPILSARETDTVIKVRDGKTVIIAGLMQDKKNTYTTKVPILGDIPGLGALFRHTKNENIKTELAIFLTPTVIVGTRLEDLSREELKKFNINTTSQKEK
- the pilM gene encoding pilus assembly protein PilM, which translates into the protein MLFGSKSIVGIEINSSQIRFVWLDSSAEPAKVLDFGVADLFSAHPENIAQQLMAVVQKRGLENQKASLAVSGPAIVHHTFTIPPMSKKDMRIVVEREVKKVIASPLDEMVFDWKVSRDVEVAEGKKREVLVIIAPLSLISSQISLLKQSGLKPFVLTTIPLILLNSLNFTEERDKATAFIHLGKDEGNILFARKGIYYFSRNFSLEAKDEDSKGLQEVQRSILYFNQSFPGERLEMVILSGDAEDLSLTWPIQLDNWRERLGVEFKVFDPVHNLDLAPLGGRAKEFCEIATQLAIPLGLAHGLSKALPINLSVHIKGKRSQLNEKRLAIIIAAVFLLFTVGGYVGLLLRTNHYSQILREKKAALQELQPLLREIEVFQKQRDIYQRRSAFLQRLSGRNALLVRVLQNLSLLVPEEVVFQSLKIERAEKKWQATIKGEATASDQVIALSAYNRLRSGLKASSSFTNVEFLPPKMGSIKQTTGISSPGSGEGKTMIGFEIKCEIRE
- a CDS encoding type II secretion system protein GspG; amino-acid sequence: MEEMKSFYKAIMGDPELGTFGYVGDVGSLPSTLEDLVARPSGVSSFAAYTNGVRYGWRGPYITTRYNDFLDGWGTPYRYGQSPDGAGQIRSAGKDKTFDTNDDILFPQRPVNIYGTLLVSSSVNGIPNPRGVTVEVFYPRDGVEVNPTDLKLWTKQTANDPTEWNGFTFSVVHGIRVIRLSFSSDPPKLTNVCVLADAQVHQKIFTSSDETVRP
- a CDS encoding prepilin-type N-terminal cleavage/methylation domain-containing protein, coding for MQSNKGFTLIELVVVLAIIGILVGALTPIVYRQIESARERATQEEIENIYRAIMGDPASETYGYLGDAGSLPNTLNDLLTKPVSVSSYSTSTDGVPNKHGVGRGWRGPYLNTRYNDLLDSWGTSYRYGQSPDGAGRIRSAGRDKTFDNGDDIVFPLHTVITQGTLLAAVFVNGIPNPKATQVTVYSTASGKQYTVGTQSSDTIGFNGFAFTVPQGIQVVEVTQTSQVKGTGGGTIPTPVTKLANAAVPANRQVNLEAYMTNSEPVVP
- a CDS encoding prepilin-type N-terminal cleavage/methylation domain-containing protein, with product MKRKELILYPKGFTLIGVIVVMVVMAIVAAVAIPSVFLSISLSRENITKEQLKEIQKAIMGSPTLGTYGYVGDMGRFPNNLEELNIQGVQPTWTTTGNFLSIGMGWRGPYLNEEFFTNDYLKDAWNTPYILTVTHYPAQDSTKALVQSYGPDKQINTVDDYFSDVMILKGTLRLIVTIGMTDNIPRSVEADLYYANNGTQCATPIQSEIVTLQGEKGFWSYVSFAPVHHGVHGLLVNAGAIEEVVIVDIAGGIASDARVVVPIGTR
- a CDS encoding type II secretion system F family protein, translating into MPIFSYKAKDYSGNTVNGIIDTYDEEQLASTLAQRNLYLIHASPAKEMKQIKIRGGKVSREEIINFTIHLSSVISGGIPLIEGVQDFENETRNRKFKEIIRKVRENIQSGFSLSEALSQHSQAFSTLYVNMVKAGEATGNMEMVLNEMISFLEWEEDFHENIKRATTYPIVVLSAVGFLLTLLFGFAFPRIMGILTSMKVSLPFTTRAMIAVSGFIEHNWYYLFAGLIAAVLGIKFAKKTPEGKLLIDSIKLKVPILGNLTRKIALSRFAHYLKLLLQAGIGISQALSIVEKVVGNRVISQAINTAREKVLQGEALSKSLQKTGEFSSLVIRMISVGETTGNLEDTLDKVCRSYDQEVPRTVKKLMSAFEPILIVFLAFVILTVALSIYLPIYSAIGQMGK